The following are from one region of the Mycolicibacterium diernhoferi genome:
- the lysA gene encoding diaminopimelate decarboxylase has product MQGHPPGHRQRSGHPRCQRSGADVSGQHAAGTVPAQPRTTDEIMLLAPNVWPRNLVRGDDGVVSVAGVSVTDLAEQFGTPLFVIDEDDFRGRCREIADAFGGGEHVHYASKAFLCSEIARWVHQEGLSLDVATGGELAVALHADFPAERITVHGNNKSVEELTAAVNAGVGHIVIDSEIEIERLEAVAGAAGVVQDVLVRVTPGVEAHTHEFISTAHEDQKFGLSLASGAAMEAVRRVFATDNLRLVGLHCHVGSQIFDVSGFEIAARRLLGLLADVVAEFGVEKTAQMSILDLGGGLGISYLPQDDPPPMKELADKLKAIVTNEAAAVGLPTPTLVVEPGRAIAGPGTITLYEVGTVKDVATSPTAHRRYVSVDGGMSDNIRPALYAAEYDARLVSRVSDGSAVLARIVGKHCESGDIIVRDTWVSDDLGPGDLLAVAATGAYCYSMSSRYNMLRRPAVVAVKDGTARLILRRETIEDLLSLEVGQ; this is encoded by the coding sequence GTGCAAGGCCACCCGCCAGGTCATCGCCAACGGTCTGGCCATCCTCGGTGTCAGCGCTCCGGAGCGGATGTGAGCGGCCAGCACGCCGCCGGTACCGTGCCGGCCCAGCCGCGCACCACCGACGAGATCATGCTGCTGGCCCCGAACGTGTGGCCGCGCAACCTGGTTCGCGGTGACGACGGTGTGGTGTCGGTTGCCGGCGTGTCGGTGACAGACCTGGCCGAGCAGTTCGGCACCCCGCTGTTCGTCATCGACGAAGACGACTTCCGCGGGCGTTGCCGCGAGATCGCCGACGCGTTCGGCGGCGGGGAGCATGTGCACTACGCCTCCAAGGCGTTCCTGTGCAGTGAGATCGCCCGCTGGGTGCACCAGGAGGGCCTGTCGCTGGACGTGGCCACCGGCGGTGAACTGGCCGTGGCGCTGCATGCGGACTTCCCGGCCGAGCGGATCACCGTGCACGGCAACAACAAATCGGTCGAAGAACTGACCGCGGCGGTGAACGCCGGAGTCGGGCACATCGTGATCGACTCGGAGATCGAGATCGAACGCCTGGAGGCCGTCGCCGGAGCCGCGGGTGTCGTGCAGGACGTGCTGGTACGCGTCACCCCGGGTGTGGAGGCGCACACCCACGAGTTCATCTCGACCGCGCACGAGGACCAGAAGTTCGGCCTCTCGCTGGCCAGCGGTGCAGCCATGGAGGCCGTGCGCCGCGTCTTCGCCACCGACAACCTGCGCCTGGTCGGTCTGCACTGCCATGTCGGCTCGCAGATCTTCGACGTGTCCGGATTCGAGATCGCCGCGCGTCGCCTGCTCGGCCTGCTGGCCGACGTGGTGGCCGAGTTCGGTGTCGAGAAGACCGCGCAGATGAGCATTCTCGACCTCGGCGGTGGCCTCGGCATCTCGTATCTGCCGCAGGACGATCCGCCACCCATGAAGGAACTGGCCGACAAACTCAAGGCCATCGTCACCAACGAGGCGGCCGCGGTCGGGCTGCCCACCCCGACCCTGGTGGTGGAACCGGGACGCGCGATCGCCGGACCGGGCACCATCACGCTCTACGAGGTCGGCACCGTCAAGGACGTGGCGACCAGCCCCACCGCGCACCGGCGTTACGTCAGCGTGGACGGCGGGATGAGCGACAACATCCGGCCCGCCCTCTACGCCGCCGAGTATGACGCCCGGCTGGTGTCCCGGGTCAGCGACGGATCCGCAGTTCTGGCCCGCATCGTCGGAAAGCACTGCGAGAGCGGCGACATCATCGTCCGCGACACCTGGGTGTCCGACGACCTCGGGCCGGGCGACCTGCTGGCGGTCGCCGCCACCGGTGCGTACTGCTACTCGATGTCGAGCCGGTACAACATGCTGCGCCGCCCGGCGGTCGTCGCGGTGAAGGACGGAACCGCGCGGCTGATCCTGCGCCGGGAGACGATCGAGGACCTGTTGAGCTTGGAAGTAGGGCAGTAA
- the argS gene encoding arginine--tRNA ligase: protein MTPADLAALLRATAAAVLTEHSLDTSALPETITVERPRNPEHGDYATNVALQLGKKVGVNPRELAGWLAAALTDADGIAAAEIAGPGFVNLRIEASAQGVVVANVLDAGAEYGHAADLAAQNINLEFVSANPTGPIHIGGTRWAAVGDALGRLLATQGAQVTREYYFNDHGAQIDRFARSLIAAAKGEPAPEDGYAGAYINDIATAILAKAPDALSLPPDQQQETFRSIGVDLMFAHIKESLHEFGTDFDVYTHEDSMHTSGRVDQAIAKLRDNGAIYEKDGATWLRTTDFGDDKDRVVIKSDGNPAYIAGDLAYYLDKRARGFNLCIYMLGADHHGYIARLKAAAAALGDDPATVEVLIGQMVNLVRDGQPVRMSKRAGTVITLDDLVDAIGVDAARYVLIRSSVNSPIDIDLGLWASASNENPVYYVQYAHARLSALARNAAELGLTADTAHLDLLTHDREATLIRNLGEFGRVLKTAASLREPHRVCRYLEDLAGDYHRFYDSCRVLPQGDEEAGDLNRARLALCKATRQVIANGLAILGVSAPERM, encoded by the coding sequence GTGACACCTGCCGATCTGGCTGCCCTGCTCAGAGCCACCGCCGCCGCGGTCCTGACCGAGCACAGCCTCGACACCAGCGCGCTGCCCGAGACGATCACCGTCGAACGCCCGCGCAACCCTGAGCACGGCGATTACGCCACCAACGTGGCCCTGCAGCTCGGGAAGAAGGTGGGGGTCAACCCGCGCGAACTGGCCGGCTGGCTGGCCGCCGCGCTCACCGACGCCGACGGGATCGCCGCCGCCGAGATCGCCGGGCCCGGGTTCGTCAACCTGCGTATCGAAGCGTCGGCTCAGGGTGTCGTCGTGGCCAACGTGCTCGACGCCGGTGCCGAGTACGGCCACGCCGCCGACCTGGCCGCCCAGAACATCAACCTGGAGTTCGTGTCGGCCAACCCGACCGGCCCGATCCACATCGGTGGGACCCGCTGGGCCGCGGTGGGCGATGCGCTGGGCCGGCTGCTGGCCACCCAGGGCGCCCAGGTGACCCGGGAGTACTACTTCAACGACCACGGCGCCCAGATCGACCGGTTCGCCCGGTCGCTGATCGCCGCCGCCAAGGGCGAGCCGGCCCCCGAGGACGGCTACGCCGGCGCCTACATCAACGACATCGCGACCGCCATCCTGGCGAAGGCGCCGGATGCGCTGAGCCTGCCGCCCGATCAGCAGCAGGAGACCTTCCGGTCCATCGGTGTGGACCTGATGTTCGCCCACATCAAGGAATCGCTGCACGAGTTCGGCACCGATTTCGACGTGTACACCCACGAAGATTCGATGCACACGTCCGGCCGGGTGGACCAGGCCATCGCCAAACTGCGCGACAACGGCGCCATCTACGAGAAGGACGGCGCGACCTGGCTGCGCACCACCGACTTCGGTGACGACAAGGACCGGGTGGTCATCAAGAGCGACGGCAACCCGGCGTACATCGCCGGTGACCTCGCCTACTACCTGGACAAGCGTGCGCGGGGATTCAACCTGTGCATCTACATGCTCGGCGCCGACCATCACGGGTACATCGCCCGCCTCAAGGCCGCCGCCGCGGCCCTGGGCGACGATCCGGCCACCGTCGAGGTGTTGATCGGGCAGATGGTCAACCTGGTCCGTGACGGGCAGCCCGTGCGGATGAGCAAGCGGGCCGGCACCGTCATCACCCTCGACGACCTGGTGGACGCGATCGGTGTGGACGCCGCCCGGTACGTGCTGATCCGGTCCTCGGTGAACAGCCCGATCGACATCGACCTCGGGTTGTGGGCGAGCGCGTCCAACGAGAACCCGGTCTACTACGTGCAGTACGCGCACGCGCGGCTGTCGGCGTTGGCGCGCAACGCCGCCGAACTCGGGTTGACCGCGGACACCGCGCACCTGGACCTGCTCACCCACGACCGGGAAGCGACACTGATCCGCAACCTCGGTGAGTTCGGCCGGGTCCTCAAAACCGCTGCCTCGCTGCGCGAACCGCACAGGGTGTGCCGCTACCTGGAAGACCTGGCCGGCGATTACCACCGCTTCTACGATTCCTGCCGGGTGCTCCCGCAGGGCGACGAAGAGGCCGGCGATCTGAACCGGGCCCGGTTGGCATTGTGCAAGGCCACCCGCCAGGTCATCGCCAACGGTCTGGCCATCCTCGGTGTCAGCGCTCCGGAGCGGATGTGA
- a CDS encoding anion permease codes for MPYLWKAGVPVLVAAAVYFLPVPGGVDPTGMRMLGIFLGTILGLILQPLPTGAVALIGMAAAMLTKTESAARALAGFANTTVWLIVAAFFIAEGFLITGLGRRIALLFVTRLGRSTLGLSYGMALTDLILAPATPSNTARCGGVVFPVVASLSRLEDSHPEPEESRKRLGAFLTLTALQVNVVTSAMFLTAMAGNPVAQAAARDFGIEISWGRWALAAMVPGAVSLIAVPWVMSKIYPPTVDKTPEAPDEARAQLREAGPMSRHEWIMAATFVLLLLLWCLGDFLDIDATTAAFTGIAVLLITGVLSWKNLADNTSAWSTLVFFGVLVGMAAELNELGVIDWIGESVAGSVDALPWLAAFAILTTVYFYSHYLFASNTAHIVAMYGVFVGAAIATGAPPLFAALVFGFIGSLFGGLAHYSSGPAGVIYGSGYVKTAELFRIGFRMSVLNIAIWTSIGGLWMKVLGIW; via the coding sequence GTGCCGTATCTGTGGAAGGCCGGTGTTCCGGTTCTGGTCGCCGCCGCGGTGTACTTCCTGCCGGTGCCCGGCGGGGTGGACCCGACGGGCATGCGCATGCTGGGCATCTTCCTGGGCACCATTTTGGGGCTGATCCTGCAACCGCTGCCGACCGGGGCGGTGGCGCTGATCGGTATGGCGGCGGCGATGTTGACCAAGACCGAGTCGGCCGCCAGGGCTCTGGCCGGATTCGCCAATACGACGGTGTGGCTCATCGTCGCCGCGTTCTTCATCGCCGAGGGTTTCCTGATCACCGGTCTGGGGCGGCGCATTGCGTTGCTCTTCGTCACCCGCCTGGGGCGTTCTACTCTGGGACTGTCCTACGGCATGGCGTTGACCGATCTGATCCTGGCGCCCGCCACACCGTCGAACACGGCACGGTGCGGGGGAGTGGTGTTCCCGGTGGTGGCCTCGCTGAGCCGGCTGGAGGACTCCCATCCCGAACCCGAGGAATCGCGCAAGAGGCTCGGTGCGTTCCTGACCCTGACCGCATTACAGGTCAACGTCGTCACGTCGGCGATGTTCCTGACCGCGATGGCCGGCAATCCCGTCGCACAAGCGGCAGCCCGGGATTTCGGTATCGAGATCTCCTGGGGCCGATGGGCATTGGCGGCGATGGTGCCGGGAGCGGTCAGCCTGATCGCCGTGCCGTGGGTGATGTCGAAGATCTACCCGCCGACGGTCGACAAGACGCCTGAAGCGCCCGACGAAGCGCGAGCCCAGCTGCGCGAGGCCGGACCCATGTCGCGGCACGAATGGATCATGGCCGCCACGTTCGTGCTGCTGTTGCTGTTGTGGTGCCTCGGCGACTTTCTCGATATCGACGCCACCACCGCCGCATTCACCGGGATCGCGGTCCTGCTCATCACCGGCGTGCTGTCCTGGAAGAACCTGGCCGACAACACGTCTGCGTGGAGCACGCTGGTGTTCTTCGGTGTCCTGGTCGGCATGGCCGCCGAACTCAACGAACTCGGGGTCATCGACTGGATCGGAGAGTCGGTGGCCGGATCGGTGGACGCGCTGCCGTGGCTGGCGGCGTTCGCGATCCTGACGACGGTCTACTTCTACTCGCACTACCTGTTCGCGTCCAACACCGCGCACATCGTGGCGATGTACGGCGTGTTCGTCGGCGCCGCGATCGCCACCGGGGCGCCGCCGCTGTTCGCCGCGCTGGTGTTCGGCTTCATCGGCAGCCTGTTCGGCGGGCTGGCGCACTATTCGTCCGGGCCGGCCGGTGTGATCTACGGATCGGGCTATGTCAAGACCGCGGAGTTGTTCCGCATCGGCTTCCGGATGAGCGTGCTCAACATCGCGATCTGGACGTCGATCGGCGGGCTGTGGATGAAGGTCCTCGGCATCTGGTGA
- a CDS encoding succinate dehydrogenase/fumarate reductase iron-sulfur subunit, with the protein MKLILDIWRQAEPTAPGGFQSYVVEDAAPEMSLLELLDRLNDDLVAEGHDPVAFDSDCREGVCGSCGITVDGRPHGPLANTPSCRQHVRSFTDGARVRLEPFRSAAFPVVRDLVVDRFALDRMMAAGGHVAVDAGTAGDADADPLPHDDAEYALDFAACIGCGACVAACPNGAAHLYAGAKLLHLAVMTRGREERGRRAKTMVAQMEEDFGPCSSYGECSMVCPESIPLTAVAAVNREVVRSRLRGRAD; encoded by the coding sequence GTGAAGCTGATATTGGACATCTGGCGCCAAGCCGAACCCACCGCGCCCGGTGGTTTCCAGTCCTACGTCGTCGAGGATGCGGCCCCGGAGATGTCCCTGTTGGAGCTGCTGGACCGGCTCAACGACGACCTGGTCGCCGAGGGTCACGACCCGGTGGCCTTCGACTCCGACTGCCGCGAGGGGGTGTGCGGGTCGTGTGGGATCACCGTCGACGGCCGCCCGCACGGTCCGCTGGCCAACACCCCGTCGTGCCGCCAGCACGTGCGGTCGTTCACCGACGGAGCACGGGTGCGGCTGGAGCCGTTCCGGTCGGCGGCGTTCCCGGTGGTGCGGGATCTGGTCGTGGACCGCTTCGCGCTCGACCGGATGATGGCGGCGGGTGGTCACGTCGCCGTGGATGCCGGCACCGCAGGCGACGCCGACGCCGACCCACTTCCCCACGATGACGCCGAGTACGCGCTGGACTTCGCCGCGTGTATCGGGTGCGGGGCCTGTGTGGCGGCCTGCCCCAATGGTGCCGCGCATCTCTACGCCGGGGCGAAGCTCCTGCATCTGGCGGTGATGACCCGCGGCCGTGAGGAACGCGGTAGGCGGGCCAAGACGATGGTGGCCCAGATGGAGGAGGACTTCGGGCCCTGTTCGAGTTATGGCGAGTGCTCGATGGTGTGCCCCGAGAGCATCCCGCTGACCGCCGTCGCGGCGGTGAACCGGGAAGTTGTGCGGTCCCGGTTGCGCGGCAGAGCCGACTGA
- a CDS encoding fumarate reductase/succinate dehydrogenase flavoprotein subunit, whose product MTAPGSLRVVGGPVDGGVPAGDPATAWERRLLDYRLVSPLNRGKFTVIVVGTGLAGAGCAAALAELGYRVESFTFHDTPRRAHSVAAQGGINAARGRKVDNDSVRRFVKDTVKGGDFRAREADCFRLAQESARVIDHMNAIGAPFAREYGGSLATRSFGGVQVSRTYYTRGQTGQQLQIAATQALLRQVDAGAVNLHTRCEMLDLIVEDGVARGIVTRNLITGEVRAFTGHAVVLATGGYGNVFFRSTLAKNSNASATWRAHLRGALFASPSFIQFHPTALPVNSQWQSKTILMSESLRNDGRIWVPKKSGDDRPANDIPEAERDYYLERMYPAYGNLAPRDVSSRAARAQIEAGHGVGPLKNSVYLDFRDALRKLGRDKIAERYGNLFSMYSDATGEDPYQVPMRIAPGAHFAMGGLWSDFDEMTSIPGLFVAGEAGWTYHGANRLGANSLLSACVDGWFTLPYAIPNYLAGLLGTTAPGSDQPAVRATLADVERRVDALLSIDGTQGPDRFHRRLGEILYRGCGVSRSESGLKAAIVDIDALTADFWADLRVAGTGAQFNQELEKAGRVADFLGLARLMCVDALDRDESCGAHFRVEHQTSGGEAQRDDRHWCFVSAWEHNGDGPPVRRDEPLAFSAVPLQTRNYA is encoded by the coding sequence GTGACCGCGCCCGGTTCGCTGCGCGTCGTCGGCGGCCCCGTCGACGGCGGGGTTCCCGCAGGTGACCCCGCCACCGCCTGGGAGCGCCGCCTGCTGGACTACCGGCTGGTCAGCCCGCTGAACCGCGGCAAGTTCACCGTGATCGTCGTCGGCACCGGACTCGCCGGCGCCGGGTGCGCGGCGGCGCTGGCCGAACTCGGCTACCGCGTCGAGTCCTTCACCTTCCACGACACGCCGCGGCGCGCGCACAGTGTGGCCGCTCAGGGCGGAATCAATGCCGCGCGCGGACGCAAGGTCGACAACGACAGCGTCCGCCGCTTCGTCAAGGACACCGTCAAAGGCGGCGACTTCCGCGCCAGGGAGGCTGACTGCTTCCGGCTGGCTCAGGAATCCGCCCGGGTGATCGACCACATGAACGCCATCGGCGCACCGTTCGCCAGGGAATACGGCGGCAGCCTGGCCACCCGGTCGTTCGGCGGTGTGCAGGTCTCGCGGACCTATTACACGCGGGGACAAACCGGTCAGCAGCTGCAGATCGCCGCGACCCAGGCGCTGCTGCGCCAGGTCGACGCCGGCGCGGTGAACCTCCACACGCGCTGTGAGATGTTGGACCTGATCGTCGAGGACGGGGTGGCCCGCGGAATCGTCACGCGCAACCTGATCACCGGCGAGGTGCGGGCGTTCACCGGGCACGCGGTGGTGCTGGCCACCGGGGGTTACGGGAACGTGTTCTTCCGGTCGACGCTGGCGAAGAACTCCAATGCCAGTGCGACGTGGCGCGCCCACCTGCGCGGCGCGCTGTTCGCTTCGCCGTCATTCATCCAATTTCATCCCACCGCGCTGCCGGTGAACTCACAGTGGCAGTCCAAGACCATTCTGATGAGCGAGTCGCTGCGCAACGACGGCCGGATCTGGGTGCCGAAGAAGTCCGGAGATGACCGCCCCGCCAACGACATTCCCGAAGCCGAGCGCGACTACTACCTGGAGCGGATGTACCCGGCCTACGGCAACCTGGCGCCGCGCGACGTCTCGTCCAGGGCGGCACGCGCTCAGATCGAAGCCGGCCACGGCGTGGGTCCGCTGAAAAACAGCGTGTATCTGGACTTTCGCGATGCGCTGAGGAAGCTGGGGCGGGACAAGATCGCCGAACGGTACGGCAACCTGTTCTCGATGTACTCGGACGCCACCGGCGAGGATCCCTACCAGGTGCCGATGCGCATCGCGCCGGGGGCGCATTTCGCGATGGGCGGGCTGTGGAGTGACTTTGATGAAATGACCTCTATACCAGGTCTTTTCGTGGCCGGTGAGGCGGGATGGACCTATCACGGCGCGAACCGGCTCGGCGCCAACTCGTTGCTGTCGGCCTGCGTCGACGGATGGTTCACCCTGCCCTATGCGATTCCGAACTACCTCGCAGGACTGCTCGGCACCACCGCGCCGGGCTCCGACCAGCCCGCGGTGAGAGCGACGCTGGCCGACGTCGAACGGCGGGTGGACGCGCTGCTGTCCATCGACGGCACGCAGGGACCCGACCGCTTCCACCGCCGGCTCGGCGAAATCCTCTACCGGGGATGCGGCGTGTCGCGATCGGAGTCCGGACTGAAGGCGGCGATCGTCGACATCGACGCGCTGACCGCCGATTTTTGGGCGGACCTGCGCGTGGCCGGAACCGGTGCGCAGTTCAACCAGGAGTTGGAGAAGGCGGGCCGGGTGGCCGACTTTCTCGGGTTGGCGCGGTTGATGTGTGTCGACGCGCTCGACCGCGACGAATCCTGCGGAGCGCACTTCCGGGTGGAGCACCAGACCAGCGGTGGAGAGGCCCAGCGCGACGACCGGCACTGGTGCTTCGTGTCGGCCTGGGAGCACAACGGCGACGGGCCCCCGGTACGCCGCGACGAGCCCCTTGCCTTCTCCGCGGTGCCGCTGCAGACCAGGAACTACGCCTGA
- a CDS encoding succinate dehydrogenase cytochrome b subunit translates to MRQRGEWRWRTQPSSVTLKLTMVVTGVVFALFVLVHMIGNLKVYTGAAHFDAYAHWLRTLGEPLLPYEGALWIFRVVLLTCLVAHVGAATMLTVRGHRARGRFRRAGMRSLRTFTARTMLTGGIVLLLFIVFHILDLTTGTRPAASAAYRPGHAYDNLIASFERPAVALFYFLVMAVLGAHLVHGLWTVVNDLGVTGHRARQVLVALGALLALSVAVGNMSIPVAVQLGLL, encoded by the coding sequence ATGCGGCAGCGCGGCGAATGGCGGTGGCGCACCCAGCCCTCATCTGTGACGCTCAAGCTGACCATGGTGGTCACGGGTGTGGTGTTCGCCTTGTTCGTCCTCGTGCACATGATCGGCAACCTGAAGGTGTACACGGGCGCAGCGCATTTCGACGCGTACGCGCACTGGCTGCGCACGCTCGGTGAACCGCTGTTGCCCTATGAGGGCGCGCTGTGGATCTTCCGGGTGGTGCTGCTGACTTGTCTCGTCGCCCATGTCGGTGCGGCGACGATGCTCACCGTCCGCGGACATCGCGCACGGGGCCGGTTCCGGCGCGCCGGTATGCGGTCATTGCGCACCTTCACCGCGCGAACGATGTTGACCGGGGGCATCGTGCTCCTGCTGTTCATCGTCTTTCACATTCTCGACCTCACGACGGGCACCCGACCGGCGGCCAGTGCTGCGTACCGTCCCGGCCACGCGTATGACAATTTGATCGCCAGCTTCGAGCGGCCTGCGGTTGCGCTGTTCTACTTCCTCGTGATGGCGGTGCTCGGTGCGCATCTGGTGCACGGCCTCTGGACGGTGGTCAACGATCTCGGGGTCACCGGCCACCGCGCCCGCCAGGTGCTGGTCGCCCTCGGTGCTCTGCTTGCACTGTCGGTGGCCGTCGGCAACATGTCCATCCCCGTCGCCGTCCAACTGGGCCTGCTGTGA
- a CDS encoding pyridoxamine 5'-phosphate oxidase family protein: protein MLGTLAPDEIEELLSTEAVGRIGCIHQGRPYVVPVCYVYQDGAVYGHTTEGMKWQAMRAHPDVCFEVEHVDTLNAWRSVIAWGRVEELDGADAEHGLRLLIDRLMPLLRPGGSGTPPPAHGTAGHAAVYRIRLGEKTGRYESPDAGAPAATSFR, encoded by the coding sequence ATGCTCGGAACACTCGCGCCAGACGAGATCGAGGAACTGCTGAGCACCGAGGCAGTCGGGCGCATCGGGTGCATTCACCAGGGACGCCCGTATGTGGTGCCGGTCTGCTACGTGTACCAGGACGGCGCCGTCTACGGGCACACCACCGAGGGCATGAAATGGCAGGCGATGAGAGCCCATCCCGACGTGTGCTTCGAGGTGGAGCACGTCGACACCTTGAACGCCTGGCGCAGCGTGATCGCCTGGGGCCGTGTCGAGGAACTCGACGGCGCGGACGCCGAGCACGGCTTGCGACTGCTCATCGACCGGCTGATGCCGCTGCTGCGCCCGGGTGGGTCCGGCACACCGCCGCCCGCGCACGGCACCGCGGGACACGCCGCGGTGTATCGCATCCGGCTCGGCGAGAAGACCGGACGGTACGAAAGCCCGGATGCCGGTGCCCCCGCCGCGACGTCATTCCGGTAG
- a CDS encoding SGNH hydrolase domain-containing protein yields MTMRLTAKTVAGVAMCAALMSAGCQAGIDTPVAAPDSGSAPVPAAVPQAEVLQAVQAAADLRDLPANITTDELLATSGDYAEQWSIEGCEPALAQTRLDDIGPCTLGDTAGDRTMVLIGDSAASMWHGALDLIGKRNGWRVIALTKSNCGPAALTYYQWQLERAYTECDDWQDWRMEIIGQEKAEIVVMAGFFDGGNQGPGRDTTPRVWRDALVKTIAELPEGTQAFLLGNIPRPAESPSECVASNPADLTRCAVPAAEALPDQAGWSGAAELTGQTYVDVDPWFCTEVCPAVIADQLVYSGKYHLTAEYARYLSGSLEEIMVPALTAPR; encoded by the coding sequence ATGACGATGCGCTTGACCGCCAAGACCGTTGCGGGCGTGGCGATGTGCGCAGCACTGATGTCGGCCGGATGTCAGGCGGGGATTGACACCCCGGTTGCGGCCCCGGATTCGGGATCGGCGCCCGTCCCGGCTGCGGTGCCCCAGGCCGAGGTGTTGCAGGCGGTGCAGGCCGCCGCCGATCTGCGCGACCTCCCCGCGAACATCACCACCGACGAGTTGTTGGCCACCAGCGGCGACTACGCCGAGCAGTGGTCGATCGAGGGTTGCGAACCCGCGCTGGCGCAGACCCGGCTCGACGACATCGGCCCGTGCACACTCGGTGACACCGCCGGCGACCGAACCATGGTGCTGATCGGTGATTCCGCCGCGTCGATGTGGCATGGAGCCCTCGACCTGATCGGCAAGCGCAATGGGTGGCGGGTGATCGCCTTGACCAAGAGCAACTGTGGTCCCGCGGCGCTGACCTATTACCAGTGGCAACTCGAGCGCGCCTACACCGAGTGCGATGACTGGCAGGACTGGCGGATGGAGATCATCGGGCAGGAGAAGGCCGAGATCGTGGTGATGGCCGGGTTTTTCGACGGCGGTAATCAGGGGCCCGGTCGTGACACGACCCCGCGGGTGTGGCGCGACGCCCTGGTGAAGACCATCGCCGAACTGCCCGAGGGCACGCAGGCCTTCCTGCTCGGCAACATCCCGCGCCCGGCCGAGAGCCCGTCGGAGTGCGTGGCGAGCAACCCGGCCGATCTCACCCGGTGCGCGGTGCCGGCGGCCGAGGCGCTGCCCGATCAGGCGGGCTGGTCGGGTGCCGCCGAACTCACCGGCCAGACCTACGTCGACGTCGATCCGTGGTTCTGCACCGAGGTCTGCCCGGCCGTGATCGCCGATCAACTGGTCTACTCCGGGAAGTACCACCTCACGGCGGAGTACGCCCGATACCTGTCGGGATCGCTCGAGGAGATCATGGTGCCGGCGCTGACCGCGCCGCGCTGA
- a CDS encoding acyltransferase family protein, with protein MAVAVGAVRGAQPAPSYGHRRADVQGLRAVAVLVVILDHVGMPGFSGGFVGVDVFFVISGYVITRMLLRESPRSRGAWFLDFYAKRARRIVPAATLVITLTVIATFELTNFLRGARVLPDATAASLFLANFHFIETGTDYARLGSDPSPLQHYWSLAVEEQFYLVWPLLVILAIAVAARVRRAALRPVLFGTLIAIVAASYAYSIVLTSGNGVEAFFSPLTRAWELAIGALLAVAQPWLATRISAVPAAVLGWSGIAAIVWSVLTLDHTSRFPGWVAAVPVLGAAAILTAGMCVQRTVPTTALSGRAAVYIGDISYSLYLVHWPVFAITAARIGQDFSLPMQWLLIGATFAGAAVMYHAFEDPIRRSRALAMRPWLSLAIVPVSIAIVFAVVAFERHRWSLPVPLVQQLF; from the coding sequence GTGGCGGTTGCAGTCGGTGCCGTTCGCGGTGCACAGCCCGCCCCGTCATACGGCCACCGGCGCGCCGATGTTCAGGGCCTGCGCGCGGTCGCGGTCCTGGTGGTCATCCTCGACCACGTCGGCATGCCGGGTTTCTCGGGTGGATTCGTCGGAGTCGACGTCTTCTTCGTGATCTCCGGTTATGTGATCACCCGGATGCTCCTGCGCGAGTCCCCGCGGTCGCGCGGTGCATGGTTCCTCGACTTCTACGCCAAACGCGCGCGACGGATCGTCCCCGCCGCGACCCTGGTGATCACCCTCACCGTCATCGCCACGTTCGAACTCACCAACTTCCTCCGGGGCGCCCGGGTGCTGCCGGACGCGACGGCCGCGTCGCTGTTCCTCGCCAACTTCCACTTCATCGAGACCGGCACCGACTACGCCCGGCTGGGCAGTGATCCGTCTCCGCTGCAGCACTATTGGTCGCTGGCGGTGGAAGAGCAGTTCTATCTGGTGTGGCCACTGCTGGTGATCCTCGCGATCGCCGTCGCGGCCCGGGTGCGCCGGGCCGCGCTGCGGCCGGTCCTGTTCGGGACGCTGATCGCGATCGTGGCAGCCAGTTACGCGTATTCGATCGTGTTGACCTCCGGCAACGGGGTCGAGGCCTTCTTCTCGCCGCTGACCCGGGCGTGGGAGTTGGCGATCGGCGCCCTGTTGGCGGTGGCCCAACCGTGGTTGGCCACCAGGATCTCGGCCGTGCCGGCCGCCGTCCTCGGCTGGTCCGGTATCGCGGCGATCGTGTGGTCGGTCCTCACCCTCGATCACACCAGCCGTTTCCCGGGGTGGGTCGCCGCCGTGCCGGTGCTCGGCGCCGCGGCGATCCTCACTGCCGGGATGTGCGTGCAGCGCACGGTCCCGACGACCGCGCTGAGTGGCCGCGCCGCCGTCTACATCGGCGATATCTCGTACTCGCTCTACCTGGTGCACTGGCCGGTCTTCGCCATCACCGCCGCGCGCATCGGCCAGGATTTCTCCCTGCCGATGCAATGGCTGCTCATCGGTGCGACCTTCGCGGGTGCGGCGGTCATGTACCACGCATTCGAGGATCCGATCCGTCGCTCCCGGGCACTTGCGATGCGTCCCTGGCTGAGTCTGGCCATCGTCCCGGTGAGCATCGCCATCGTGTTCGCGGTCGTCGCCTTCGAGCGTCACCGGTGGTCCCTGCCGGTTCCCCTTGTCCAGCAGTTGTTTTGA